Proteins encoded within one genomic window of Granulicella pectinivorans:
- a CDS encoding two-component system sensor histidine kinase NtrB produces MTDVSSSARPPAQLGRIGIILEDPIGRRLIDGISAQLELTPTILQPEPLSRSALEDFELIIADEPTARSLRTLFAESTDQVSPALVAVQPRTSLPDDERPLKQSLFDGLLLLPEQPSVVVAQLSVILYAHRAYASRFQSALEELQLNRRIFRSVTSGITIARVSDADLPLVYVNPAFEVITGYSAEEVEGLNCRFLQGSDTDQHGITLLREAIREQREITTVIRNYRKDGTLFWNELSLSPIRNRQGVVTHFVGIQNDVTARIEYENTLRESEKLATAGRLAASIAHEINNPLEAVTNLLYLARTTDDCGDTIRYVKQAELELQRVALLTSQSLKFYRQSTAPSRVRASELLRSILDLYAGRIDATHIRLETRESDDEPITCLESEVRQVLSNLIRNAIDAMRQSGGRLIVRTRPATDWPSGLRGILFTIADTGTGMSPITLKRMYDAFYTTKGIHGTGLGLWVSQEIIVRHHGRLSVRSRSEGPSTGTVFQLFLPSSGLPG; encoded by the coding sequence ATGACAGACGTTTCATCGTCGGCCCGCCCACCAGCCCAGCTCGGCCGCATCGGAATCATCCTGGAAGATCCCATCGGCCGACGCCTCATTGACGGCATCTCCGCCCAACTCGAGCTCACGCCCACCATCCTGCAGCCGGAGCCCCTCTCCCGCTCAGCCCTCGAGGACTTCGAGCTCATCATCGCCGACGAACCCACCGCGCGCAGCCTCCGCACTCTCTTCGCCGAATCCACCGACCAGGTCAGCCCCGCGCTCGTCGCAGTCCAGCCACGAACCTCCCTCCCCGACGATGAGCGTCCCCTCAAACAGAGCCTCTTCGACGGTCTTCTCCTCCTCCCGGAACAGCCCTCCGTCGTCGTCGCGCAGCTCTCGGTCATCCTTTACGCCCACCGCGCCTATGCCAGTCGCTTCCAGTCCGCGCTCGAAGAACTCCAGCTCAACCGGCGCATCTTCCGCTCCGTCACCAGCGGCATCACCATCGCGCGCGTCTCCGACGCCGATCTGCCACTCGTCTACGTCAATCCAGCGTTCGAGGTTATCACCGGCTACTCCGCCGAAGAGGTCGAGGGCCTGAACTGCCGATTCCTCCAGGGCAGCGACACCGACCAGCACGGCATCACCCTTCTCCGCGAGGCCATCCGCGAGCAGCGTGAGATCACTACCGTTATCCGCAACTACCGCAAGGACGGCACCCTCTTCTGGAACGAGCTCTCCCTCTCCCCCATCCGCAACCGCCAGGGCGTCGTCACCCACTTTGTCGGCATTCAGAACGACGTCACCGCCCGCATTGAATACGAAAACACCCTCCGCGAAAGCGAAAAGCTCGCCACCGCCGGGCGTCTCGCAGCCTCCATCGCTCATGAGATCAACAACCCCCTCGAGGCCGTCACCAATCTCCTCTACCTCGCGCGCACCACCGACGACTGCGGCGACACCATCCGTTACGTCAAGCAGGCTGAACTCGAACTCCAGCGCGTCGCCCTCCTCACCTCGCAATCCCTCAAGTTTTACCGTCAATCCACCGCCCCGTCCCGCGTTCGCGCCTCCGAACTCCTACGCTCCATCCTCGACCTCTACGCCGGTCGCATCGATGCCACTCACATCCGTCTCGAAACGCGAGAATCCGATGACGAGCCCATCACCTGCCTCGAAAGCGAGGTCCGCCAGGTCCTCTCCAACCTCATCCGCAACGCCATCGACGCCATGCGTCAATCCGGCGGACGTCTCATCGTCCGAACCCGTCCCGCCACCGACTGGCCCAGCGGCCTCCGTGGAATACTCTTCACCATCGCCGACACCGGAACCGGCATGAGCCCCATCACCCTCAAGCGCATGTACGACGCCTTCTACACCACCAAGGGCATTCACGGCACCGGCCTCGGCCTCTGGGTCTCGCAGGAGATCATCGTCCGCCATCACGGCCGCCTCTCCGTCCGTAGCCGCAGCGAAGGCCCATCCACCGGAACTGTCTTTCAACTCTTCCTCCCCAGCAGCGGCCTGCCGGGATAA
- a CDS encoding CPBP family intramembrane glutamic endopeptidase has translation MTDFDPAPPAPAQSKLSDPAYLFVGDEGIRAGWGILIFIALWFLFAAGLMFVVAKARHLPPAPQAATAHLMAVSGTLFSEGALCLAALLATFVMSKIERRPMARFGFGGVKRLSQFLQGIFWGVACLSLLVAILHLTGHLQFDGRLLTNAAALRYGLLWLLGFLFVAGFEESLMRGYLQSTIGRGLAGLFPARYRHAASFWSAAIILSALFGASHGSNPGESPFGLVAAGLAGLVFCLALYRTGSLWWAIGFHVSWDWAQSFLYGVADSGTMVQGHLYATHPIGSALLSGGTTGPEGSIYLIPALAVAVAAILFTLPKTAPQ, from the coding sequence ATGACCGACTTCGATCCCGCGCCCCCCGCCCCTGCGCAAAGCAAACTCTCCGATCCCGCCTACCTCTTCGTCGGAGACGAAGGCATCCGCGCAGGATGGGGAATCCTCATCTTCATCGCCCTCTGGTTTCTCTTCGCCGCGGGCCTCATGTTTGTCGTCGCAAAGGCCCGCCACCTCCCGCCCGCTCCACAGGCCGCCACAGCCCACCTCATGGCTGTCTCCGGCACACTCTTCAGCGAGGGAGCTCTCTGCCTCGCCGCCCTGCTCGCGACCTTTGTCATGTCCAAAATCGAGCGCCGTCCCATGGCCCGCTTCGGTTTTGGCGGCGTCAAACGCCTCTCGCAGTTCCTGCAGGGAATCTTCTGGGGCGTCGCCTGCCTCTCCCTTCTCGTCGCGATCCTCCACCTCACCGGCCACCTCCAGTTCGACGGACGCCTCCTCACCAACGCCGCCGCCCTCCGCTACGGACTCCTCTGGCTCCTCGGTTTCCTCTTCGTCGCCGGCTTTGAAGAATCCCTCATGCGCGGCTACCTCCAGTCCACGATCGGTCGCGGCCTGGCAGGCCTCTTCCCCGCCCGTTACCGCCACGCCGCCTCCTTCTGGAGCGCCGCCATCATCCTCTCGGCCCTCTTTGGAGCCAGCCACGGCAGCAATCCCGGCGAATCACCCTTCGGCCTTGTCGCGGCCGGCCTGGCGGGCCTGGTCTTCTGCCTCGCCCTCTACCGCACCGGCTCCCTCTGGTGGGCCATCGGATTCCACGTCTCCTGGGATTGGGCTCAGTCCTTTCTCTACGGTGTAGCCGACTCCGGCACCATGGTCCAGGGCCACCTCTACGCCACCCATCCCATCGGCTCTGCCCTCCTCTCCGGAGGCACAACCGGCCCAGAGGGATCCATCTACCTCATTCCAGCCTTGGCCGTAGCCGTTGCTGCGATCCTCTTCACCCTACCCAAAACAGCCCCCCAATAA
- a CDS encoding MOSC domain-containing protein, whose product MAAPILIATSLSPTHSFSKTPQPSIHLEANYGVRGDAHAGRTTQHIYIKRKDPKRANLTQVHLLHAELLNELSLQPGHMGENLTTRGIDLHALPTGAILTIGEATIEITGYRTPCSQINGLRPKLMNAVFTEDKKPNAGIMGIILTSGEVHPGDTIEVTLPPEPHVALGPV is encoded by the coding sequence ATGGCAGCCCCAATCCTCATCGCCACAAGCCTGTCCCCCACGCACTCCTTCTCGAAGACTCCGCAGCCCTCCATCCACCTCGAGGCGAACTACGGAGTCCGTGGCGACGCCCACGCGGGTCGCACCACCCAGCACATCTATATCAAGCGCAAAGACCCCAAACGCGCGAATCTCACACAAGTCCATCTCCTGCACGCAGAACTCCTTAACGAGCTCTCCCTGCAGCCCGGCCACATGGGCGAAAACCTCACCACCCGCGGTATCGACCTCCACGCCCTCCCCACCGGAGCCATCCTTACAATCGGCGAAGCCACCATCGAGATCACCGGCTACCGCACCCCCTGCAGCCAGATAAACGGTCTCCGCCCCAAGCTGATGAACGCCGTCTTCACCGAGGACAAAAAGCCCAACGCCGGCATCATGGGCATCATTCTCACCTCCGGCGAAGTCCATCCCGGCGACACGATCGAAGTCACCCTCCCACCCGAACCCCACGTCGCCTTAGGCCCCGTATAG
- a CDS encoding alpha-L-rhamnosidase C-terminal domain-containing protein: MKKRTILATLLLTATTALTQSHWIIPPNTTSTSVGIYEFRKEITLPDAPRTLPIHVTADNRFILYINGTRMGDGPALADPQHWRYATYDIASHLHKGKNILAATVWSFGEASGWFQFSLRPAFALWTDTPSPLTTDNTWQVRTESAWTIDPKAAKVGPGFILNAAANDWAWNQPKDRATWSPAEPLPNPGWTLQPDTLPAMESTPTQPGKIVRTTTSTHFPEQSLTIPAHTKTTLLLDRATLTTAFPSLTVSKGRASRITLTYAEALYDAKHEKGNRSDITNKTMDLTLTHDVFLPDGSPNRTFTPLWWRTWRYLQLDIETGDQPLRLDSLTAAFTAYPFTEKATFQSSDPELAKIWDVGYRTLRLDAHETYMDCPYWEELQYIGDTRIESLISYVVTGDDRLAQQALRAFAATSLPSGLTQSRGPARQYQLIPPFSLLWIGMIHDFWQYRPDNGLVAELLPKTRAVLDFFSSQQRPDGLFVYNDKPGYFDHWNFVDWAPAYKKGVPPQDPDGGSTVLSLQFIAALRDAADLEQNFGDPARATAYRAQANTIAATVYRKTWDATAGMLAETPAHQVYSQQANIMGVLLDVIPPAGQQKVMKTILADELSGKPLYPPDSYPIRASYYFRFYLARALDHAHMDDLYLNLLGPWHEMLDMGLSTWAENPEPARSDAHAWSSHPNYDLITLVAGIRPASPGFHTVDIAPHLGNLKDLTVSIPIPTGTIKVSYKKHTNGMDTTIELPEGTTGTFHYEGMDTPLHAGAQHMDTFINPF; encoded by the coding sequence ATGAAGAAGCGGACGATCCTGGCCACCCTCCTCCTCACCGCAACCACTGCCCTCACCCAAAGCCACTGGATCATCCCGCCCAACACCACATCCACCTCCGTCGGCATCTACGAATTCCGCAAAGAGATCACCCTCCCCGACGCACCCCGAACCCTCCCCATCCACGTCACCGCCGACAACCGCTTCATCCTATATATCAACGGAACCCGCATGGGAGACGGCCCCGCCCTCGCCGACCCCCAACACTGGCGCTATGCGACCTACGACATCGCCTCCCACCTGCACAAAGGCAAAAACATCCTCGCGGCCACCGTCTGGAGCTTCGGCGAAGCCAGCGGGTGGTTCCAGTTCTCTCTCCGCCCCGCCTTCGCCCTCTGGACCGACACCCCGTCCCCCCTCACCACCGACAACACCTGGCAAGTCCGCACCGAGTCCGCCTGGACCATCGACCCCAAAGCCGCCAAGGTAGGCCCCGGCTTCATCCTCAACGCCGCAGCCAACGACTGGGCATGGAACCAGCCCAAAGATCGCGCAACATGGTCCCCAGCCGAGCCCCTGCCGAACCCCGGCTGGACCCTCCAGCCCGACACCCTTCCCGCCATGGAGTCCACCCCAACCCAACCCGGCAAAATCGTCCGCACCACCACCTCAACGCATTTCCCCGAGCAATCCCTCACCATCCCCGCCCACACGAAAACCACCCTCCTCCTCGACCGCGCCACGCTCACCACCGCCTTCCCATCCCTCACAGTCTCCAAAGGCCGCGCCTCTCGCATCACCCTCACCTACGCCGAGGCCCTCTACGATGCCAAACACGAGAAGGGCAACCGCAGCGACATCACGAACAAGACGATGGACCTCACCCTCACCCACGACGTCTTCCTCCCCGACGGCTCCCCCAACCGCACCTTCACCCCGCTCTGGTGGCGCACCTGGCGCTACCTCCAGCTCGACATCGAAACCGGAGACCAGCCCCTACGCCTCGACAGCCTCACCGCCGCCTTCACCGCCTATCCCTTCACCGAGAAAGCCACCTTCCAATCCAGCGACCCCGAACTCGCCAAAATCTGGGACGTCGGCTACCGCACCCTTCGCCTCGACGCCCACGAAACCTACATGGACTGCCCCTACTGGGAAGAACTCCAGTACATCGGCGACACCCGCATCGAATCCCTCATCTCCTACGTCGTCACCGGCGACGACCGCCTCGCCCAGCAGGCCCTCCGCGCCTTTGCCGCGACCTCGCTCCCCAGCGGCCTTACCCAAAGCCGAGGCCCTGCCCGTCAGTACCAGCTCATCCCGCCCTTTTCCCTCCTCTGGATCGGCATGATCCACGACTTCTGGCAGTACCGCCCCGACAACGGCCTCGTCGCCGAGCTCCTCCCCAAGACACGCGCCGTCCTCGACTTCTTCTCCAGCCAGCAGCGACCCGACGGCCTATTCGTCTACAACGACAAGCCCGGCTACTTCGACCACTGGAACTTCGTCGATTGGGCTCCCGCCTACAAAAAAGGCGTCCCGCCACAAGACCCCGACGGAGGCTCCACCGTCCTCTCGCTCCAGTTCATAGCCGCCCTGCGCGACGCCGCCGACCTCGAACAGAACTTCGGCGACCCCGCACGCGCTACCGCCTACCGCGCTCAGGCCAACACCATCGCCGCAACCGTCTACCGGAAGACCTGGGACGCCACCGCCGGCATGCTCGCCGAAACCCCAGCCCATCAGGTCTACTCGCAACAAGCCAACATCATGGGTGTCCTCCTCGACGTCATCCCGCCCGCCGGCCAGCAGAAAGTCATGAAGACCATCCTCGCCGACGAGCTCTCCGGCAAACCCCTCTACCCACCCGACTCCTACCCCATTCGCGCCAGCTACTACTTCCGCTTTTACCTCGCACGCGCCCTCGACCACGCCCACATGGACGACCTCTACCTCAATCTCCTCGGCCCCTGGCACGAGATGCTCGACATGGGACTCAGCACCTGGGCCGAAAACCCCGAGCCCGCACGCTCCGACGCCCACGCATGGTCCTCCCACCCCAACTACGACCTCATCACCCTCGTCGCCGGCATCCGTCCCGCAAGTCCGGGTTTCCACACGGTCGACATCGCCCCCCACCTCGGCAACCTCAAAGATCTCACCGTCTCCATCCCCATCCCCACCGGCACCATCAAGGTCTCCTACAAAAAACACACCAACGGCATGGACACCACCATCGAACTCCCCGAAGGCACAACAGGCACTTTCCATTACGAAGGCATGGACACGCCCCTTCACGCCGGCGCCCAGCATATGGACACCTTCATCAATCCGTTCTAA
- a CDS encoding penicillin acylase family protein, producing MHPLDPTLPEPELITRQSPPEPGSEFTPGKRRYGLFDLDRPRPGRLVRILGLILPILLAVGLVAYATAMYYSRKALIASLPQLDGTLSVPGLSAPVTVLRDAQGVPHIRAANLDDLLLAQGYVTAQDRLWQMDGLRRNAAGDLAEVLGSALIDHDRIQRILQIRASAERTLATLPPNQFHELEQYAKGVNASIAAQRTHLPFEFIALRYEPAPWTPTDTLLIGLSMFQQLSNGYTQKLAREAISAKLPPELLADLYPVGSWRDHPPGHTIDLSIPVEEIEQIPLDESQSKLNLTPDHVNALLQSLSPCGDCIPGSNNWVVSGAHSTTGKPILANDTHLAHTVPGIWYETDLEAPLPNGGSFHAAGVAIPGTPFIEIGHNAHLAWGMTVLPADTQDVYIERIQNNQYQSPDGAFHPIEHRTELIKVRNGTDVSLDVKLTRHGNVLTPIISSLFHDEKRPLSLRWTIYDPTTLTAAFGNINAASDWPSFNAALSQYGGPPMNLVYADDQGHIAFHAIGRIPTRGIDPAHPEAIPPVPTDATAPDALTHEWSGFIPYEQLPSAIDPPGGILATANARTAPDGYPYPIALNWASPYRNERIWKQLASKPRFSPADMIDLQTDVYSDLDHVIAQRLAYAIDHAIDHPAIDGKPRPHIDQKQLHDAADLLRSWNGKVDANSSAAAIVDATRAALWAMLLNPRLGQLASLYTWGSRDYAEEQLIMHTPDRWLPKSFATWDDLLTEAVLKGISASHAPFDITKWRSGSLHPVDIEHPIYSQSEILKALIGRPIGTGTHPQSGDLTTVKQVDRTFGPSQRLTVDLSNPDNTTLNVVLGQSGNPASPNFLDQFPFWLAGKTFPFPFSHETIRATHTLILK from the coding sequence ATGCACCCACTCGATCCCACTCTTCCCGAGCCGGAACTCATCACCCGCCAAAGCCCCCCCGAACCCGGGTCGGAGTTCACCCCCGGCAAGCGCAGGTACGGTCTCTTCGACCTTGATCGTCCCCGTCCCGGCCGCCTCGTCCGTATCCTCGGCCTCATCCTCCCCATCCTTCTCGCCGTCGGCCTAGTCGCCTACGCCACCGCGATGTATTACTCTCGCAAAGCCCTCATCGCCTCGCTCCCCCAGCTCGATGGAACCCTCTCCGTCCCCGGTCTCTCCGCCCCCGTCACCGTCCTCCGCGACGCGCAAGGCGTCCCGCACATCCGTGCCGCCAACCTCGACGATCTTCTCCTCGCCCAGGGTTACGTCACCGCGCAGGATCGCCTCTGGCAGATGGATGGTCTCCGCCGCAACGCCGCCGGCGACCTCGCCGAAGTCCTCGGCTCAGCCCTCATTGACCACGATCGTATCCAGCGCATCCTCCAGATCCGCGCCAGCGCCGAACGGACCCTCGCCACCCTCCCTCCCAACCAGTTCCACGAACTCGAGCAATACGCCAAAGGCGTCAACGCCTCCATCGCCGCCCAGCGCACCCACCTCCCTTTCGAGTTCATCGCCCTCCGCTACGAACCAGCCCCCTGGACCCCCACCGACACCCTCCTCATCGGCCTGTCCATGTTCCAGCAGCTCTCCAACGGCTACACCCAGAAGCTAGCCCGCGAGGCCATCTCCGCAAAACTTCCCCCCGAGCTCCTCGCCGATCTATACCCGGTAGGCTCCTGGCGTGACCATCCTCCCGGCCATACCATCGACCTCTCCATCCCCGTCGAAGAGATCGAGCAGATTCCCCTCGACGAGTCCCAAAGCAAGCTCAATCTCACCCCGGACCACGTCAACGCCCTGCTCCAGTCCCTCAGCCCCTGCGGCGACTGCATCCCCGGCTCCAACAACTGGGTCGTCTCCGGGGCTCACTCCACCACCGGCAAGCCCATCCTCGCCAACGACACCCATCTTGCCCATACCGTGCCCGGCATCTGGTACGAAACCGATCTCGAAGCGCCTTTACCGAATGGAGGCTCCTTCCACGCCGCCGGCGTCGCCATCCCCGGCACCCCCTTCATTGAGATCGGCCACAACGCCCACCTCGCCTGGGGCATGACCGTCCTGCCCGCCGATACCCAGGACGTCTACATCGAGCGCATCCAGAACAACCAGTACCAATCCCCCGACGGCGCCTTTCACCCCATCGAGCACCGCACCGAGCTCATCAAGGTGCGCAACGGCACCGACGTCTCCCTCGACGTCAAACTCACCCGCCACGGCAACGTCCTCACCCCCATCATCTCGTCCCTCTTCCACGACGAAAAGCGGCCCCTCTCCCTGCGCTGGACCATCTACGACCCCACCACCCTCACCGCCGCCTTCGGCAACATCAACGCCGCCTCCGACTGGCCCTCCTTCAACGCCGCCCTCTCCCAATACGGCGGCCCGCCCATGAACCTCGTCTACGCTGACGACCAGGGCCACATCGCCTTCCACGCCATCGGCCGAATCCCCACCCGGGGCATCGACCCAGCGCACCCCGAAGCCATCCCCCCCGTCCCCACCGACGCCACCGCCCCCGACGCCCTCACCCACGAGTGGAGCGGTTTCATCCCCTACGAACAACTCCCCTCCGCCATCGACCCCCCCGGTGGCATCCTCGCCACCGCCAACGCCCGCACCGCCCCCGATGGCTACCCCTACCCCATTGCCCTCAACTGGGCCTCGCCCTACCGCAACGAGCGCATCTGGAAGCAGCTCGCATCGAAACCCAGATTCTCCCCCGCCGACATGATCGACCTCCAGACCGACGTCTACTCCGACCTCGATCATGTCATCGCGCAGCGCCTCGCCTACGCCATCGACCACGCCATCGATCATCCCGCCATCGACGGCAAGCCCCGCCCCCACATCGACCAGAAGCAGCTCCACGACGCCGCCGACCTCCTCCGATCCTGGAACGGTAAGGTCGACGCCAACTCCTCCGCCGCTGCCATCGTCGACGCCACCCGCGCCGCGCTCTGGGCCATGCTCCTCAACCCGCGTCTCGGCCAACTCGCCTCCCTCTACACCTGGGGCTCGCGCGACTACGCCGAAGAGCAGCTCATCATGCACACCCCCGACCGCTGGCTCCCCAAAAGCTTCGCCACCTGGGACGACCTCCTCACCGAAGCCGTCCTCAAGGGAATCTCCGCGTCCCACGCACCCTTCGACATCACCAAATGGCGCAGCGGCTCCCTCCACCCCGTAGACATCGAGCACCCCATCTACAGCCAGTCCGAAATCCTGAAAGCCCTCATCGGACGCCCCATCGGAACCGGCACCCACCCCCAGTCCGGCGATCTCACCACCGTCAAGCAGGTAGACCGCACCTTCGGCCCCTCCCAGCGCCTCACCGTGGACCTCTCAAACCCCGACAACACCACCCTCAACGTGGTGCTCGGCCAGTCCGGCAATCCGGCCAGCCCAAACTTCCTCGACCAGTTCCCTTTTTGGCTCGCAGGAAAGACATTTCCGTTCCCCTTCAGCCACGAAACCATCAGGGCCACGCACACGTTGATCCTCAAGTAA
- a CDS encoding Na+/H+ antiporter, producing the protein MMDGVHASQMVFLVLLLFVAGFALVARWLQISYPIVLVVAGLLVSFVPHVPRIPLNPNMVFLIFLPPLLYSSAWGTSWREFRYNAVTIGFLAVGLVAFTVWGVSEFADRFITAMDWKSGFVLGAVVAATDAIAATSIAKSLGLPRRIVDILEGESLLNDATGLLALEFGIRILTGGETPTLGAAVLRLLYLTIVGTVVGLLIGFIVSKISGLIDDDGPLEIVLSLLAPYTAYLAGDALHASGVFSVVVCGLYVSRKSSTLFSPGARLQILAVWEALTFILNGIVFVLIGLQMPFVLAAIRGQYSWGTLVLYGSAFSGVLIVLRLVWIFPASWVANVVNRKLLGHKESWGGAKNIFVVGWTGMRGVLALAAAISLPETMKDGRSLENRDLIEFLAFSVILVTLVVQGLTLPPLIRWLGLAKPEGMEEEEREARRMGLGAAIETLKKGKDADGDRFEHVYEDLLHRYQHRLAAVGGVEGSEQMDAATYKRLREIAAGAVRAERREAIRMRDEGRISDDTLRKLEREMDLQEIRYLGAGE; encoded by the coding sequence ATGATGGATGGGGTTCATGCTTCGCAAATGGTGTTTCTGGTTCTGCTGCTGTTCGTAGCAGGATTTGCACTGGTGGCGCGTTGGCTGCAGATTTCGTATCCGATCGTGCTGGTGGTGGCTGGGCTGCTGGTGAGCTTTGTGCCGCATGTGCCGCGGATCCCGTTGAATCCGAACATGGTTTTCCTGATCTTTCTGCCTCCCTTGCTCTATTCGTCGGCGTGGGGGACGTCGTGGCGGGAGTTTCGCTATAACGCAGTGACCATCGGGTTTCTGGCGGTGGGGCTGGTTGCGTTTACGGTGTGGGGCGTGTCCGAGTTTGCCGACCGCTTCATTACGGCGATGGATTGGAAGTCGGGCTTTGTGTTGGGGGCGGTGGTAGCGGCGACCGATGCGATTGCAGCGACGTCGATTGCGAAGTCGCTGGGGCTGCCGCGGCGGATTGTGGACATTCTGGAGGGTGAGAGCCTGCTGAACGATGCCACGGGCCTGCTGGCGCTTGAGTTCGGGATCAGGATTCTGACGGGTGGGGAGACGCCGACGTTGGGGGCGGCTGTGCTGCGGCTGCTGTACCTGACGATTGTGGGAACGGTGGTTGGGCTGTTGATTGGGTTTATCGTCTCGAAGATCAGCGGGCTGATCGATGACGATGGGCCGCTGGAGATTGTGCTTTCGCTGCTGGCTCCGTATACGGCCTACCTGGCGGGGGATGCGCTGCATGCTTCCGGGGTGTTCTCGGTGGTGGTGTGCGGGCTGTATGTGAGCAGGAAGAGTTCGACGCTGTTTTCCCCGGGGGCCAGACTGCAGATCCTGGCGGTGTGGGAGGCGCTTACCTTCATCCTGAACGGGATTGTGTTTGTGCTGATCGGATTGCAGATGCCATTTGTGCTTGCGGCAATTCGCGGGCAATACAGTTGGGGGACGCTGGTTTTGTATGGGTCGGCGTTCAGCGGTGTGCTGATCGTGCTGCGGCTGGTCTGGATCTTTCCGGCTTCGTGGGTGGCCAATGTGGTGAACCGGAAGCTGCTTGGACATAAAGAGTCTTGGGGTGGGGCGAAGAACATCTTCGTCGTCGGTTGGACGGGGATGCGCGGGGTGCTGGCTCTGGCCGCGGCGATCTCACTCCCGGAGACGATGAAGGATGGACGCTCCCTGGAGAACAGGGACCTGATCGAGTTTCTGGCGTTCTCGGTGATTCTGGTGACGCTGGTGGTGCAGGGGCTGACACTCCCTCCGCTAATCCGATGGTTGGGGCTGGCCAAGCCGGAGGGGATGGAGGAAGAGGAGAGGGAGGCGCGGCGGATGGGGCTGGGCGCGGCGATCGAGACGCTGAAGAAGGGGAAGGATGCGGATGGGGACCGGTTCGAACATGTGTATGAGGATTTGCTGCACCGGTATCAACACAGGCTGGCCGCAGTGGGCGGCGTGGAAGGCTCGGAGCAGATGGACGCAGCGACCTACAAGCGGCTGAGAGAGATTGCGGCCGGGGCGGTGAGGGCGGAGAGGCGGGAGGCGATCCGGATGAGGGATGAAGGCCGGATCAGCGATGACACGCTGCGGAAGCTGGAAAGAGAGATGGATTTGCAGGAGATTCGGTATCTGGGTGCGGGAGAGTAA
- a CDS encoding phosphoesterase yields MEMKVLYHNQCFDGACSASMFTRFHRECVGTAASYAYAGLAHKPGGLFQFDDFTGDENAIVDFKYSNDPRVTWWFDHHQSAFLTPEDLAQFEAGQADGSQTMRKFFDANYTSCTSFIAHIAETKFGFDTSGLKELIYWADIVDGAKYESAKAAVEMEAPAMKLTMVIESALDPALIPRMIPLLTSMSLQEVLDQPFVQELVGPLMSKHQAGIELIRERAVVDRGVITFDLMDQKMEGYSKFIPYYLHPEGTYVVGLSKSSFRTKISVGTNPWTTKPVSELINLAEICERYGGGGHARVGAISYPADREDLARATAAEIEAELKA; encoded by the coding sequence ATGGAAATGAAAGTTCTTTATCACAATCAATGTTTCGATGGGGCTTGCTCGGCCTCGATGTTTACGCGGTTCCACCGGGAGTGCGTTGGGACGGCGGCGAGCTACGCGTATGCGGGTCTGGCGCATAAGCCGGGTGGGCTGTTTCAGTTTGACGACTTTACGGGTGACGAGAACGCGATCGTCGACTTCAAGTATTCGAACGACCCGCGGGTGACGTGGTGGTTCGATCATCATCAGAGTGCGTTTCTGACGCCGGAGGATCTGGCACAGTTTGAGGCAGGGCAGGCGGACGGCTCGCAAACGATGCGGAAGTTCTTCGACGCGAACTATACGTCGTGCACGAGCTTTATCGCGCATATCGCGGAGACGAAGTTCGGGTTCGATACTTCGGGACTGAAGGAGCTGATTTACTGGGCGGATATTGTCGACGGCGCGAAGTATGAGAGTGCGAAGGCGGCGGTGGAGATGGAAGCTCCGGCGATGAAGCTGACGATGGTGATCGAGAGCGCTTTGGATCCGGCTTTGATTCCCCGGATGATTCCTCTGCTGACGTCGATGAGCTTGCAGGAGGTTCTGGACCAGCCGTTTGTGCAGGAGCTGGTGGGGCCGTTGATGTCGAAGCATCAGGCGGGCATTGAGTTGATTCGGGAGCGGGCGGTGGTGGACCGCGGTGTGATTACGTTCGACCTGATGGACCAGAAGATGGAGGGATATAGCAAGTTCATTCCTTACTATCTGCATCCGGAGGGAACGTATGTGGTGGGGCTGAGCAAGTCGAGCTTCCGGACGAAGATCTCGGTGGGGACGAATCCTTGGACGACGAAGCCGGTGAGTGAGTTGATCAATCTGGCGGAGATCTGTGAGCGGTATGGCGGCGGCGGTCACGCGCGTGTCGGAGCGATCAGCTATCCGGCGGACCGGGAAGATCTGGCGCGGGCTACTGCGGCGGAGATTGAGGCGGAGCTGAAGGCATAA